The following nucleotide sequence is from Solidesulfovibrio carbinolicus.
ATTATCAAGGGTAAGACAGCTTCACGCGCTGGGCAAGACAATTCGGAAAAGCACTGTTTCCGTGAGGTTGACGGCCAAAAATTCCGGGGATGCCTGGGCCGTCCTCGCTTGCGCGGCCACTGCGCCGTCAGGGAACCGCTATTTCGGGCTACGCCAGCCCCTTTCCGGACATGGTCCGCCCGCTACTGGCAATTCCCAGCCTGGGCCAGCCGTGACCGCCATTGCCCCCGTGCCGGCCTTGGGCTATAGACCGCCGAGGAATTGCGTACCCCCTATGTCCCATCCTTTCGGCATATCCCCTCCACCCATCGCTCCCGACGCGCCCTGGCTGGCCCCCCTGGCCGGTTTTTCCGATCTGCCCTTTCGCTTGTTGTGCCGGGAACTCGGCGCGGCGGTGGCGGTGACGGAAATGGTCAGCGCCAAAGGGCTTTTTTACGATTCGCGCAACACCAAACGCCTGCTGGCCACCTGCCCGGCCGACAGCCCGCTGGTGGTGCAGCTTTTCGGGGCCGAGCCGGACTATCTGGAGCGGGCCGCCGCCGCCCTGGCCGAGACCGGCTACACCTCTTTCGATCTCAACTGCGGCTGTTCGGTGCGCAAGGTGGTCAAGACCGGCGCCGGCGCGGCCCTGCTCGGCGCCCCGGACCGGCTGGTCGCCTGCGCCAGGGCCATGGTCCGGGCCGTGGGCCCGGGCCGGGTCGGGGTCAAGCTGCGCCTGGGGTCCAAGCCCCCGGCCCGGGTCGATCTGGAGCTGGCTGCGCGCCTGGCCGAGGCCGGCGTGGCCTGGTTGGCCCTGCACCCGCGACATGCCAGCCAGGGCTTTGCCGGCACGGCCAACCGGCCGGCCCTGGGGGAATTCGTCGCCGCCTCAACCCTGCCCGTCATCGCCAGCGGCGACCTCATGACCGCCGCGGACGGCCGCGCGGTCCTGGCCGAAACCGGCGCGCACGGCGTCATGTACGCCCGGGGAGCCCTGGCCGATCCCCGCGTTTTCGCCCGCCATGCCGCCCTTTTCGCCGAAAAGGGGCACGACGCGCCCCAGGCCGTCCCGTCGGTGTGCGACGTCGTGCGCCGCCACGCCGCCCTGTGCCGGGAACATGCCGACGACCGCCAGGCGCTTTTGCGCATGCGCACGGCCGTGCCCCGCTACCTGCGCGACCTGCCCGGTTGCCGGGCGCTGCGCGACCGATTGTGCCGGGTGCAGTCCTGGAACGAACTGTCCGACATCATAAGCGAGGCCGAGGCCCTGGCCGCCGCCTCGCCCCAAGCCGCCGGAGAAGCCGCATGAAACTCCTTCGCGCCCAGACCGCCGGATTCTGCATGGGCGTCGATCTGGCCCTGAAAAAACTCGCCGCCCTCATCGACGCCCCGGCCAAGGACGCCCCGGCCAAAGCCATCGTCACCTTCGGCCCCATCATCCACAATCCGCAGGTGCTCGAAGACTACGCCGCCAAGGGCGTAGGCGTGGTCAACGACCCGGCCGCCATCGCCCCCGGGACCACCGTGGTCATTCGCGCCCACGGCATCCCCGAACCCGTGCGCCGGGCCATCGCCGACCGGGGAGCCGAGATCGTGGACGCCACCTGTCCCAAGGTCAAAAAGGCCCAGACCCTCATCCAGGCCCAGGCCAAGCAGGGCCGGACCTTGCTGCTTTTCGGCGAGGAGGATCATCCCGAGGTCAAGGGGCTTTTAAGCTACGCCACGGCCGGAGCCCATGTCTTCGGCGACATGGACGAGCTCGAAAAGCTCGACCTGCCCCACGGTCCCACCTATTTCCTGGCTGCCCAAACCACCCAAGACGAACAGGAATTCCTGCGCATCCGCGACTATCTGCGAAACCGCTTCGGCGCAGGCCTGACCGTGCTGTCCACCATCTGCAACGCCACCATGAACCGCCAGCAGGAGGCCATGGATCTGGCCGCCGCCGTGGACTTCCTGGTGGTGGTCGGCGGACGCGACTCCGGCAACACCAGACGCCTGGCCCAGGTGGCCCGAAGCGCCGGCACGCCAAGCATCCATATCGAAACCGCCGATGAACTTTCGCCCGGGATGTTCACGGGCTACGTCACAATCGGCTTGACAGCCGGCGCTTCAACGCCGAAGAAAATAATTGACCGTGTCCAGCAGGTGCTGGAATCCTATTAGCCTCACGCCGGTTGCCCGCCACTAGCGACCGACCGGCCGACAAACGCCGCCCCGCCCTTGTCCGGCGCGGCCTCAACCGCGGAGAACCTCATGGCCCAGACCAACATTCTCCTGGAAGCCGGCACCAACGAGCTGGAGATCGTGGAGTTTTTCATCGACGAACCCACGGCTTCCTCGTTCACCGCCGACGCTCCCGAGGCTTCGGGCCACTACCGGGGCTACTACGGCGTCAACGTGGCCAAGGTGCTGGAGATCATCCGCCTGCCCAAGGTCACGGCCATGCCCGAGGTGTCGCACCCGAGCGTCATGGGCGCGTTTAATCTGCGAAACCACATCATCCCCCTGGTGGATCTCTCCATCTGGCTTGACAAGCAGCGCCAGGACACGGCCTCGCCCAAGGTCATTGTCACCGAATTCAACAACGTCACGTCCTCGTTTCTGGTCTCCGGCGTCACCCGCATCCACCGCATGAGCTGGGAGTCGGTGGAGCCGCCCAACCGCTACGTATCCAAGATGAGCGGCGATTCCATCACCGGCGTGGTCAAGCTGGAAGACCGAATCGTCTTTCTTCTGGATCTGGAAAAAATCGTGGCCGACCTCAACCCGAGCCTGGGGCTACGCCTGGACATGAGCATCGAATGGAACTCGTCCAGCCGCTATCGGGCCCTGGTCGCCGACGACTCGGTGCTGGTGCGCGAGATGTTAAAAGATCTGCTCAACAAGGCCGGCTTCGACGTTACGGCCGTGCAGAACGGCCGCGAGGCTTGGGAACTCCTCAGTCAGATCAAGGAGAAGTCCGAGGCCGAACACCAGCCCCTTTCCAACTTTGTCCACTGCATGGTGGCCGACATCGAGATGCCGGCCATGGACGGCCACAACCTCACCAAACGCATCAAGGACGACCCGGTCCTGCGCGAGCTGCCGGTGATCCTTTTTTCCTCGCTCATTACCGACAAGCTGCGCCACAAAGGCGAGGCCGTGGGCGCCGACGACCAGATTTCCAAGCCCGACGTCAGCCAGCTGGCCATGCGGGCCAAGGCGCTCATTGAGCGCAAGCTCGGTCAGAAAACCGCCGCCTGAGGCCGCCTTGGCCTCCTGTCCGGCCACGTCCTCGCACTTTTTTGCGGCGCGCGACGTGTTGTAGCCCCATGCCCCGTAACCGCCTGTCCTTCCCGACAGACACATCCGGCATCACCCGCTTCGGGCGGCCGCCGGCGATGTCCGGGCCATGGTTCGGCCCCGGTCCTTCCATGGCCGCCGGGACGGATCAGGCGGTTTCCATGCTGTGCGACCCTTACCGCGACCTGTTCGCCGCCGAACAGGCCGTCTCACCCTATCTCGTGGACTGGTCCCAGGCCTTCGCCGATCTTGACCCGACCCAGGCCGCGCCCGTGGCCCTGGTGTTCAAACGCTCGCCCTACCCGGATGTGGTGGAACGCTGGCTGTTGCCGGACCTGGCCGATCCGCGCTCCCGACGGATCGCCGAACTGCACCTCTCGGCCCGGCTCAACAACGTGTTGTCCATTGCCGGAGCCCACGGCATCGACATAGTCACCCCAAAAGCCCCCGATGCCGGACTGCTGGCCGCCGTTCGCGGCAATCTTCTCGCCCGGCTCGACGATTTTTCCAACATGTCCCTCTATTTCCTGCATGGCCTCGTGCAGTCGGCCTTTGGCCGCGACCTGTCCATCAACGCCAGCCAGACCGATGGCTGCCTGCCCGAAGCCCGAGGACACGGCGGCGCGACAGGCGGGGAAAAGCCCGGGCAGGCACGGCCGGGGCTGGCGCTGGCCGTCAACATCGGCCAACACCTGACGAGCTGGGGACTTATTCGCCTCACCAGGGACGGCGGCTGCGTCGTGGAACGCCTGTGTCGCCGGGAAACCTGCCTCGACCTGACGCGCTGCTGCCTGACAGCGGAAATCGCCGACATCCTGGCCGCCGTACAGTCTGATCTGGGCCAGGCGACCGACGGCGTCGAAGCCGTGGGCATAAGCCTCGCCGCCACGGTCCTGGACGGCCGGCCGCTGCCGGTGGCCGAATTCGGACTGTTCGCCGCCTGCTCCCAGGGCGAGCTTGACCGCGCGGCCACGGTTCTTCACGAAGCGCCCGCCCGAGCCTTTCCGGGCCGGCCGGCGGTCCTGGTCAACGACGGCCGGGCCCAGGCGCTTTTTGCCTTCCACTTTGCCGGCGGCAAGACGGCCGCCGGCAGCGGCCATCTGCTGACCCTGCGCCTGGGGGCCTGCCCCTGCGTCCACTGCCTGGACGCCGACGGCCACAGCCCGCCGGGATTTGACGAGTTCGGCTGGCTGGCCATCCGGGCCGTTCCCTCCCGGCCGGGCGGACCGCTATTCTCCACCCCGCGCCACCCGCTCTCCCATTACGGCCTGGCCGCCGCCGCCCATGAACTCGGGCTTCTGGCTCGCTATGGCCTGGGCATTGAGGACGCCATCCCCTTTTTCCACAGCCGGCTTACAGGCGAAGACCCCGAGGCCGCCCGGGAAGCCGCCGGCATCTACCGAATCCTCGGCGCACATCTGGCCATGCTGGCCGCCGAAATCCACGCCCACCGCCCCCTTGGCGCGATCATGGTCATGGGCTCCCAGGCCAACCGTCTGGACAGCCCGGCTTTTGCCGCCCTAAGCGACGGCTACGCCGCCTTTGCCGCCGGCCGGCCCCTAGTCCCGGCCACGGCCGGGCGCATCCTCGTCGAGGAAGCCTCGGCCGAGGCCGGACTCGTGGGGGCGGCCTTTGCCGCCCTGTCCGCCGACCCGGCCTAGCCCGTTCGCCCCAAGCGGCCATTGTCCGTCGAAAAGCCGGCCAACCGGCCCGTTTGAGGCCCCACGCCTTTTGACACTCCCGGCCCTTTGTGCTTAATTGACCTCCTTTTCGCGAAACTCGTACGCGCTTTGGAGGCGTTTCCATGACTGATTCTCCCGCTTCGCAACACGGCTCGGCCAAACCGTCCGACATCCCCGCCGCGCTGCGCCTTCCTGTCCAGTACTGGCGGCATTCCCTGGCCGCCGCCGCCATCGTACTCGTGGCCGCCGGCGGCTACGCGCTGTTTGGCGTCTACCAAAAGGGGCAGGTCGAAAAGGCCGAGGCCGCTCTGGGCGAGATCATCACCACCAAGGCCGGCGCGGACCGCGTCGCCGCCCTGGAAACCCTGGCCAAGTCCGCTCCCGAAGGAGCCAAGGCCGGCATCTATCTGGAACTGGCCAAGACCGCTCAGGGCCTGGGCGATTTCACCAAGGCCGCCAGCGCCTTCGAAGCCGTGGCCAAGTCCGCTCCGACCGGCATGAAGACCATCGCCGGCCTCGGCGAAGCCGCCGCCCTGTCGCGCGCCGGCCAGGACGCCAAGGCCGTGGATGTGCTGGAATCCCTGGCCGCCAAGGCCCCCAAGATCTTCGCCATGACCATCGACCGCCAGTTGGCCGTCACGGCCGAGGCCGCCGGCCAGTGGCAAAAGGCCCTGGCCGCCTATGAGCGCATGAAGGCCGACGGCAACGTGCAAAACGCCAGCTTCATCGACGCCCGCATCGCCGACCTCAAGGGCAAGACCGCCGGCGCGGCCAAGACCAACGGATAGTCCGAACGCGGCCGATCACGGCCGCGACCGTAACGCTTTGCCTCTCCCCCAAAAGGGAGCGCGGACGCCGACGGCGGCGTCCCTTTCATGTGTGGAGGATTGACGCGTGGGCAAGGAACTTCTCAAGTCCGAGGGCGGCGACACCCTGCTGCTGCTCGGCAACGAAGCCATCGTCCGGGGAACCCTGGAAGGCGGCGTGCGCTTTGTGACCTGCTACCCGGGTACGCCCTCGTCCGAGGCGCCGGACACCTTTTTCCGCTTGAGCCAGGGCGCACCCTATTACTTTGAATATTCCGTCAACGAGAAGGTGGCCCTGGAAGTGGCCGGCGGCGCGACCCTGGCCGGTTTGCCGACCCTGTGCACCATGAAGCACGTCGGCGTCAACGTGGCCGCCGATCCGCTCATGACCCTGGCCTACGTCTCGGCCCCGGGCGGGCTGGTGCTCCTGTCCGCCGACGATCCGGGCTGCCATTCCTCGCAAAACGAGCAGGACAACCGCCTCTACGCCCGCCTGGGCGGCCTGCCCTGCTTCGAGCCGGCCACGGCCCAGGAATGCAAGGACATGGCCCGCGACGCCATGCTCCTTTCGCGCAAGCTCGAAACGCCGGTGCTGCTGCGCACCACCACCCGGGTCAACCACGTGCGCGGCCCGGTGGTCACCGGCGACCTGCCGGCCACACCTTATGAAAAGCCCTTTGTCAAGGATCCGGCCAAGTATGTGCCCCTGCCGGCCTCGGCCCGGGTCATGCACAAGCGCCTGCGGGCCATCCTCGACGGCCTGGTCGCCGAGGCCGACGCCTCGCCCTACAACGTTGAATCCGGCGCGGGCGAACTGGGCTTTATCAGCTCGGGCGTGTCGCGCAACTATCTCACCGACGTCCTGGAAGAAGAAGGCCTCGTCGGCAAGGTACGCCTGCTCGAACTCGGCCTGACCTACCCCTTGCCGGAAAACCGCATCGCCGCGTTCCTTTCCGCCTGCAAAAAGGTGCTCATCGTCGAGGAACTCGAACCGGTGCTGGAAAACGAGATCCGCGCCCTGGCCCAGACGCGCGGCATCAGCGTGGAAATCCTCGGCAAGAGCGAACACCTGCCCCGTCTGGGCGAGTTCTCCACGGCCAATGTCCGCCAGGCCGTGAGGGCCTTCGTCGGCCAGCCCGCCGCCGTGGTCGAGGCGCTCACCGTGCCGGGCGACCTGCCCCGGCGGCCGCCCAACCTCTGCGCCGGCTGCCCCCACCGGGCCGCCTACTACGCCGTGCGCGAGGTCTACGGCGACACCGCCGTCTATTCCTCGGACATCGGCTGCTACACCCTGGGCTTTTTGCCGCCTTTCCGGGCCGCCGATTTTCTCCTGTGCATGGGCTCGTCCATCTCCACCGGAGCCGGGTTCGCCCGGGCCTCGGGCAAGCCGGTGGTGGCCTTCATCGGCGACTCCACCTTCTTCCACTCCGGCATCACCGGGCTCATTGACGCCGTGGCCTACAACCACGACGTGCTCATCGTCATCCTCGACAACCGGACCACGGCCATGACCGGCCATCAGCCCAATCCCGGCGTGGACACCACCATCTTTGGCGAAAACCCCAACCCGGTGGACCTCATGGCCCTCATCCGGGCCTGCGGCGTGGAGCCGGTCAAGGTCAATCCCCTCAACCACAAGGCGACCCTGGCCGCCCTGACCGAGCTGTCCAAGCAGACCGGCCCGCGCGTGCTGGTGGCCGAATACCCCTGCCCCATCCACGCCCGGCGCGTGGGACAGGCCAAAAAGACCTTGCCCGCCCGGGTGGCTGGCGATCCCGCCGCCTGCCTGACCGTGCGCGACAATCTGGCCTGCCCGGCCTTTGCCATGGTGGACGGCCAGTTTACCATCAACGCCGAACAGTGCGACGGCTGCATGTTCTGCGTCCAGCTCTCACCGGACCTCAAGCCCGGCAAGAAGGAGGCGAAATGACCCGCGCCCGCATCTTTTTCACCGGCGTCGGCGGCCAGGGAACCCTGACCGCCACCACCCTTCTTGCCCGCACCGCCCTGGACGCCGGCCTGCCCGTCACCTCGGGCGAGATCCACGGCATGGCCCAGCGCGGCGGCGTGGTCGAATCGACCCTGCTCGTGGGCGGCTACAAAAGCGCCATCATCGCCCCGGGCGAGGCCGACGTGATCCTGGGCTTCGAACTGCTGGAAACCCTGCGCGGCCTGCCGATGCTTAGGCGCGGCGGCTTTGTCGTCGGCAACAGCGAAGCCCTCCAACCCGTGGGCGTGTGCCTGGGCCGGGAGTGCTACCCGCCCCTGGAGGCCGTGCTGGAAACCGCCAAGGGTTTCGCCGCCCAGGTGGTGCTGGTCCCCTGCATCAGCCTGGCCGAGCAGGCCGGCACGGCCAAGGCCGCCAACACTGTGCTTTTAGGCGCGGCGGCGGCCTGCGGCGCGCTGCCGTTTGGCGTGGCCGACCTCACTCGCTCCATTGAGAAGTACCTGAAACCCAAGCTGGTGGACGTGAACCTCAAGGCCCTGGCCCTGGGAGCCGAGGCCGCCAAGGCGGGCCAGGCGGCGTGATCGATTCCTTGACGTCTTTCGACGGGGCCGGACCGGCGTTTTACGGCGCGCTGTCGCGCATCGTGGCGCTGACCGGCCCTGGCCGGGCGGTGCGGCGCGGCCTGGAAAACGCCCTGGCCGTGCTGGTCGAGGCCCTGGGCTACCGCCGGGCCTGCCTGGAGCTCCACGATCTGCCCCAACAAGGGGCGCGCATCGTGCTCTCCCACGGCCGCCAGCAGGGCCTGGACCACCTCTATGGTCCGGCCCCCATCACCATGGGCCAGGTCATCGGCTCGCGCCGCTCGCTCATCCTCCAGGACGTCAAGGACCATCCCGACTTCATCGGCCGGCCGCCCGAGGAACTCTCCAACCTGTCCCACATCTGCGTGCCCGTCACCGTGCCCATGCCCGACGGCCACGTGGAGGGTTTCGCCCCGGTCGGCTCGTCCGACGTCATCGGGGCGCTGAGCGTCGATCTGCCCAAGGCCCCCATGGTCTTTTTGGAGGCCCACCGAGAAGTGCTGGCCGTGGTCGGCGGCATCCTCGGCAACGCCGCCCTGCGCTTGCGCGACGAGCTCGATCTGTCGCGGCGTTCCGTGGCCGCCGCCCAGCCGGTGGCCGTCTCCGCCGAGGAACCCGCGACCGAGGCGGCCCCGGCCCAGCCCGTGGCCGTGTCCAAGAGCATTCGCCTGGTCCTGCGCCAGATTTCCCAGGCCGCCGATTCCTCAGACCCGGTGTTCCTGCGCGGCGAGGAAGGCACGGGCAAGGAGTGCCTGGCTCGCTGGCTCCACAGCCAGGGCAACCGCCGCCATCGGCCGTTTCTGCGCCTGGGCTGCGGCGAAATGCCGCCCGAGGCGGTCATGGAACATCTTTTCGGCGTCCAGAAGGGCGAGCGCTCCAAGGCCACCCGCTCCAAACGCGGCCTTTTCGAGCTGGCCCAGGGCGGCGTGGTCTTTCTCGACGACATCGAGGAACTGTCCCTGGAAGCCCAGTCCCGGGTGCTTCAGGTCATCCAGGAAGGAGCCGTGGCCCGCATCGGCAGCGACGCGCCCGTGGCCGTGGACGCCCGGGTGCTGGCCGCCAGCACCGCCTCCCTGGAAGACGCCATGGCCCAGGGCGACTTCCTCGAAGACCTCTTCTACGGCCTGGGCGTGTTTCCGCTCTACGTGCCGCCGCTACGCGACCGCATGGGCGACATCCTGCCCCTGGCCGAACATTTCTTGGAAGACTTTTCCCAGCGCACCGGCAAGAGCGTGCGCCGCATCTCCACGCCGGCCATTGATCTCTTAAGCCAGTACCACTGGCCGGGCAACGTCCGCGAACTGGCCAACTGCATGGAGCGCGCCGCCACCCTTTGCGACGAGGCCGTGGTGCGCACCTACCATCTGCCCCCCACCTTGCAGACCGGCGAATCCTCCGGCACCGAACCCTCGCTGTCCTTTGGCGAGGCCGTGGCCAAGTTCGAGCAGGAACTGCTTGTCGAAGCCCTCAAGAAGGCCCGCGGCAACATGTATCAGGCCGCCCGGGACCTGCGCGAGAGCTACCGCGTGGTCAACTACAAGGTCAAAAAATACGCCATCGATCCCAAACGCTTCACTCCGGGACGACGCGGCTGACAGAAAACGAAAACGGTTTACCCGCACCTGGCAAACGCGTAGAAACTGACGTCACTTCACCGCCCCACAGGAGGGTTCATGGCAAGCCTCGCCAGTCACGACTACTACCGCGACGACATGACCAAAATGCCGCCGCTGCGCTCCATCGCCCAGACCCTTTGCCTGGACAAGCGCGTCCGCAAGGTCACGGCCGCCGAGGCCTACGAACTGGCCAAGCGCCAGCACGACGTCATGGACACCGATCTGCCCGTCTACCCGCCGGCGGCCAAGCGCCTGGGCCTGCCCGAAGGGGCCACCGTGCTCAATAACTGCCACGGCCGCATCGTCGGCCGCACGGCCCTGGCCCGGCGCTTTTACACCCGCATGGAGGCCGTGGAGCGGCGCAAGGTCGAGTCCGACCTGCGTGAAGCTGTCTACGCCATGCAGCGCTATCCGCTGATCAAGGCCGAAGCGATCCTCGGCCTCGACGCCGATCTCATGATCAAGGCCACCATCGTCGGCACCGAAGACGATGCGGTCAACATCTTCAACTGGCTGGCCAATTTCACGCCCTATGAAGAGCTGGCCGAGGCCTACGCCAAAAGCCCCAAGCTGCCCATTCCCGACATCCTGGTGGTCGGCTTCAACCACTGGACCACCACCGACCCGTATTACCACAATGCCGGCGGCTCCCAACTGGCCCTGGTCGACGAAGACGCCAACGTCATCTTCAATTTGGGCATGCGCTACTTCGGCGAACGCAAGAAAGGCACGCTGACCCTGGCCTGGACCTCGGGCATGCGTCTGGGCCTGGCCGCCTGCCACGGCGGCATCAAGGAAATCGATTTCTCGGGTTGCGCCGACGCCAAGGCCCAGGACATGGGCAAACGCTCCATCGCCTTTTTCGGC
It contains:
- a CDS encoding indolepyruvate oxidoreductase subunit beta — translated: MTRARIFFTGVGGQGTLTATTLLARTALDAGLPVTSGEIHGMAQRGGVVESTLLVGGYKSAIIAPGEADVILGFELLETLRGLPMLRRGGFVVGNSEALQPVGVCLGRECYPPLEAVLETAKGFAAQVVLVPCISLAEQAGTAKAANTVLLGAAAACGALPFGVADLTRSIEKYLKPKLVDVNLKALALGAEAAKAGQAA
- a CDS encoding sigma-54-dependent Fis family transcriptional regulator, which gives rise to MIDSLTSFDGAGPAFYGALSRIVALTGPGRAVRRGLENALAVLVEALGYRRACLELHDLPQQGARIVLSHGRQQGLDHLYGPAPITMGQVIGSRRSLILQDVKDHPDFIGRPPEELSNLSHICVPVTVPMPDGHVEGFAPVGSSDVIGALSVDLPKAPMVFLEAHREVLAVVGGILGNAALRLRDELDLSRRSVAAAQPVAVSAEEPATEAAPAQPVAVSKSIRLVLRQISQAADSSDPVFLRGEEGTGKECLARWLHSQGNRRHRPFLRLGCGEMPPEAVMEHLFGVQKGERSKATRSKRGLFELAQGGVVFLDDIEELSLEAQSRVLQVIQEGAVARIGSDAPVAVDARVLAASTASLEDAMAQGDFLEDLFYGLGVFPLYVPPLRDRMGDILPLAEHFLEDFSQRTGKSVRRISTPAIDLLSQYHWPGNVRELANCMERAATLCDEAVVRTYHLPPTLQTGESSGTEPSLSFGEAVAKFEQELLVEALKKARGNMYQAARDLRESYRVVNYKVKKYAIDPKRFTPGRRG
- a CDS encoding tRNA dihydrouridine synthase, with product MSHPFGISPPPIAPDAPWLAPLAGFSDLPFRLLCRELGAAVAVTEMVSAKGLFYDSRNTKRLLATCPADSPLVVQLFGAEPDYLERAAAALAETGYTSFDLNCGCSVRKVVKTGAGAALLGAPDRLVACARAMVRAVGPGRVGVKLRLGSKPPARVDLELAARLAEAGVAWLALHPRHASQGFAGTANRPALGEFVAASTLPVIASGDLMTAADGRAVLAETGAHGVMYARGALADPRVFARHAALFAEKGHDAPQAVPSVCDVVRRHAALCREHADDRQALLRMRTAVPRYLRDLPGCRALRDRLCRVQSWNELSDIISEAEALAAASPQAAGEAA
- the ispH gene encoding 4-hydroxy-3-methylbut-2-enyl diphosphate reductase; this encodes MKLLRAQTAGFCMGVDLALKKLAALIDAPAKDAPAKAIVTFGPIIHNPQVLEDYAAKGVGVVNDPAAIAPGTTVVIRAHGIPEPVRRAIADRGAEIVDATCPKVKKAQTLIQAQAKQGRTLLLFGEEDHPEVKGLLSYATAGAHVFGDMDELEKLDLPHGPTYFLAAQTTQDEQEFLRIRDYLRNRFGAGLTVLSTICNATMNRQQEAMDLAAAVDFLVVVGGRDSGNTRRLAQVARSAGTPSIHIETADELSPGMFTGYVTIGLTAGASTPKKIIDRVQQVLESY
- a CDS encoding tetratricopeptide repeat protein encodes the protein MTDSPASQHGSAKPSDIPAALRLPVQYWRHSLAAAAIVLVAAGGYALFGVYQKGQVEKAEAALGEIITTKAGADRVAALETLAKSAPEGAKAGIYLELAKTAQGLGDFTKAASAFEAVAKSAPTGMKTIAGLGEAAALSRAGQDAKAVDVLESLAAKAPKIFAMTIDRQLAVTAEAAGQWQKALAAYERMKADGNVQNASFIDARIADLKGKTAGAAKTNG
- the iorA gene encoding indolepyruvate ferredoxin oxidoreductase subunit alpha, whose protein sequence is MGKELLKSEGGDTLLLLGNEAIVRGTLEGGVRFVTCYPGTPSSEAPDTFFRLSQGAPYYFEYSVNEKVALEVAGGATLAGLPTLCTMKHVGVNVAADPLMTLAYVSAPGGLVLLSADDPGCHSSQNEQDNRLYARLGGLPCFEPATAQECKDMARDAMLLSRKLETPVLLRTTTRVNHVRGPVVTGDLPATPYEKPFVKDPAKYVPLPASARVMHKRLRAILDGLVAEADASPYNVESGAGELGFISSGVSRNYLTDVLEEEGLVGKVRLLELGLTYPLPENRIAAFLSACKKVLIVEELEPVLENEIRALAQTRGISVEILGKSEHLPRLGEFSTANVRQAVRAFVGQPAAVVEALTVPGDLPRRPPNLCAGCPHRAAYYAVREVYGDTAVYSSDIGCYTLGFLPPFRAADFLLCMGSSISTGAGFARASGKPVVAFIGDSTFFHSGITGLIDAVAYNHDVLIVILDNRTTAMTGHQPNPGVDTTIFGENPNPVDLMALIRACGVEPVKVNPLNHKATLAALTELSKQTGPRVLVAEYPCPIHARRVGQAKKTLPARVAGDPAACLTVRDNLACPAFAMVDGQFTINAEQCDGCMFCVQLSPDLKPGKKEAK
- a CDS encoding chemotaxis protein — its product is MAQTNILLEAGTNELEIVEFFIDEPTASSFTADAPEASGHYRGYYGVNVAKVLEIIRLPKVTAMPEVSHPSVMGAFNLRNHIIPLVDLSIWLDKQRQDTASPKVIVTEFNNVTSSFLVSGVTRIHRMSWESVEPPNRYVSKMSGDSITGVVKLEDRIVFLLDLEKIVADLNPSLGLRLDMSIEWNSSSRYRALVADDSVLVREMLKDLLNKAGFDVTAVQNGREAWELLSQIKEKSEAEHQPLSNFVHCMVADIEMPAMDGHNLTKRIKDDPVLRELPVILFSSLITDKLRHKGEAVGADDQISKPDVSQLAMRAKALIERKLGQKTAA